In Pseudomonas grandcourensis, the DNA window GGAACAGTCCTTCGCGCTGTTGCAGACCGACCGGATCGACCTGATGCAGATCCACAACCTGCTGGACTGGCAGACGCACCTGCCGACCCTGCGCCACTGGAAGGAAGCAGGACGCATCCGCTACATCGGCATCACCCATTACACGGCGTCTGCCTATGAAGAAGTGGAAGCGGTTCTCAAGGCCGAGCCAGTGGATTTCTTGCAGATCAACTACGCCCTGGATGATCGCGGCGCAGAGAAACGCCTGCTGCCGTTATGCCGCGAGCGGGGGGTGGCGGTGATCTGCAACCGGCCGTTTGGCGGTGGCGGCTTGCTGGCCAAACTGAAAGACAAACCTCTGCCAGGCTGGGCGGCGCAAGTCGGGGTCAAGAGCTGGCCGCAACTGGCGCTCAAGTTCCTGCTGTCACATTCGGCGGTGACCTGCGTGATTCCCGGCACCGGTAACCCGCGCTACATGGCGGAAAATTCCCGGGCCGGTTTCGGCCCGATGCTGACCGATGCCCAGCGTCAACAACTGATTGCGCTGTTGGGCTAGCGACGAGTTCAACCCGTTGCGGCGAGTCGTCGAACCTCTCCTATACTGATTCGCGTCCATGCCGTTGAAAGCGCATTCGTGGGCCTGACGGCGTCCCTGTCCATCACTGCAAGGAGATCGAACATGGCTATCCGCATTGGCGACGAAGCACCGGATTTTACTGCCGACACCACCGAAGGCACCCTCAACTTTCACCAATGGATCGGCGATGGCTGGGCCATCCTGTTTTCCCATCCCAAGGATTTCACCCCGGTGTGCACCACTGAACTGGGTTACCTGGCCAAACTCAAGCCGGAATTCGACAAGCGCAACACCAAGGTCCTCGGTCTCAGCGTCGACCCGGTCAGTGACCATAACCGCTGGGTCGGTGACATCGCCGAGACCCAGGGCACGGCGGTCAACTATCCGCTGATCGGCGACGAAAACCTGGTGGTGGCCAAGCTCTACGACATGATCCACCCCAATGCCAGCGGCGGCGCGCGCACGGCGGTGGACAACGCCACGGTGCGTTCGGTGTTCATTGTCGGCCCGGACAAGAAGGTCAAGGCCATGCTGATCTACCCGATGAGCGCCGGGCGCAATTTCGATGAAGTGCTGCGTCTGCTCGATTCTCTGCAACTCAATGCCAAACACACCGTCGCCACACCGGTTAACTGGCGGCCAGGTGAAGACGTGATCATCCCGACCTCGGTGTCTGACGAAGACGCGAAGAAGAAATACCCGGATGGCTTCAAGACCCTGAAGCCGTATCTGCGGACTGTGGCTCAGCCGAAGTAGTTGCCAGTAGTGATGCCGCCATCGCGAGCAAGCTCTCTCCCACATTGGATCTCTGTCGTACACAGCTCTTGTGTTCGCTGGAGATCCCTGTGGGAGCGAGCTTGCTCGCGATGAGGCCGGAATTGCTGGCCTCAATTTCTGGTCAAACCAGATACTTTTTAAACCACCCCAACGTCCGCTCCCACGCCAGCTTCGCCGCCGCCTCGTCATAACGCGGCGTGGAGTCGTTGTGGAAACCATGATTGCAGCCCGGATAAATGTAGGCCTCATAGGTCTTGCCCCCGGCCTTCAACGCTTTCTCATAGGCCGGCCAGCCTTCGTTGATCCGCGTATCCAGTTCGCCGTAGTGCAGCATCACCGGGGCCTTGATCCGGGGCACTTCCTCGGCTGCCGGCTGGCGGCCATAAAACGACACGGCGGCCCCCAGTTCCGGATAGGCCACGGCCGCGGCATTGGTCACGCCACCGCCGTAGCAGAACCCGGTGATGCCGACTTTTCCAGTGGCGGCAGGGTGTTTCATCATCCACTCGACGGCGGCGAAAAAGTCGTTCATGAGCTTTTCCGGGTTGACCGTGGCTTGAAGCTCGCGGCCCTTGTCGTCGTTGCCGGGATAGCCGCCGACCGAACTCAGGCCATCCGGGGCCAGGGCGATGAAACCGGCCTTGGCCAGACGCCGGGCCACGTCTTCGATGTAGGGGTTGAGCCCACGGTTTTCGTGCACGACCACCACTGCCGGCACTTTGCCGGTGGCCTTGGCCGGACGCACCAGATAACCGCGAACCTGGCCGTGGCCCTTGGGCGACGGGTAGGTGATGTACTCGGCAACAATGTCCGGATCGGTGAACTCGACCTGCTCGGCCAGCGCATAGTTTGGGCTTAGCGCGGCGAGCAGGGCCCCAGCGGTCAAGCCGCCGAAGGTAAACAGCGCCGCACGGTCGAGAAATTCCCGGCGGTTGATCTTGCCGTGGGCGTAGTAGTCGTACAGTTCCAGCAGTTGCGGGGAAAAGTCTTTGGCAGTGAGGCGGGTCATCGCTGCAACTCCTCTCGGCTGGTTTAACAGGGGGTAAATGGTGATGCCAAAATCTCATTTCAGGCACTGCGCCCCAGCCTTCGCCACTTGCGCATCCTGCCCGGGCTTGACGCCCGACACGCCGATGGCACCAATCACCTGCCCATCGAAAACAATCGGCACGCCACCCTCCAGCGAAGTCAGCAAGGGTGCTGACAGGAACGCGTAGCGCCCGGCGTTGACCATGTCCTCATAGCTTTTCGATTCGCGCCGCCCGAGGGCCGAGGTGCGCGCCTTTTCGGTGGCGATGTAGGCACTGCCGGGCGCGCAGCCGTCGAGGCGTTCGAGGGCCAGGGGGTGGCCGCCGTCATCGACCACCACTATGGTCACGGCCCATTGATTGGCCTGTGCCTCGGCGCGAGCGGCAGCGAGGATCTGGCCGACTTCGGCCTGGCTCAGGACGGCTTTGCTGTTCATGGGCATCTCCAGGGTTCGGTTAAGACAGGGCGGCTTCGACCAGTTCGATCCAGTGCCGCACCGGGGTTCGGCCCGCGCCGTCGAGGTGCGACTGGCAACCGATGTTGGCCGTGACAATGACCTCGGGATGGCCGCTTTCCAGGGCGTTGAGCTTGTTGTCGCGCAGTTGTCGCGACAGTTCGGGCTGGGTCAGCGAATAGGTGCCCGCCGAACCGCAGCACAGGTGTCCGTCGGGAACGGCCGTCAGGTTGAAACCGAGTCCGGTCAGCAGCGCTTCCACGGCACCACCGAGTTTCTGCCCGTGCTGCAAGGTGCAGGGGCAATGGAAAGCCAGACGTTGCGAGGTGTGGATGCCGAGCTTTTCCAGCGGCTCGTCGCGCAACACCTCCACCAGGTCCCGGGCCAGCGCACTGACCTTTTTCGCCTTGTCGGCATAGGCCGGGTCGCTGGCGAGCAGGTGGCCGTAATCCTTGATGAAGGCGCCGCACCCGCTGGCCGTCTGCACAATCGCCTCGGCGCCTTTTTCGATGCCCGGCCACCACGCGTCGATGTTGCGCCGGGCGCGATCGAGGCCGGCGGCCTGGGCGTCCAGATGGTAGTCCACGGCGCCGCAGCAACCGGCTTCGCGGCTCGCGATGACGCTGATCCCCAACCGGTCCAGCACCCGCGCCGCCGCGGCATTGGTGTTGGGTGACAGGCTGGGCTGCACGCAACCTTCGAGCATCAGTACCTGACGCTCACGCAGGGTAATGGGTCGCGGCTTGGCCGGGTAGACATTGCGCGGCAACTTGCTTTGCAGGGTGCCGGGCAGCAGCGCACGGAACACCTGACCGCTTTTGACCAAGTTTTTAAACAAGTCCGGATGTGGCACGGTCTGCCGCAGCCCCTCGCGCAACAGGCGCTGACCGAGGGGGCGAGGCACCGCCGCATCCACCACCGCGCGACCGATGTCCAGCAGGTTGTGATAATCGACGCCCGACGGGCAGGTGGTTTCGCAGTTGCGGCACGACAGGCAGCGGTCCAGGTGCTGTTGGGTCTTTTGCGTGACGTCGTTGCCTTCCAGCACCTGCTTGATCAGGTAGATGCGGCCCCGTGGCCCGTCCAGTTCATCGCCGAGCAATTGATAGGTCGGGCACGTGGCATTGCAGAAGCCGCAGTGCACGCAGGTGCGCAGGATGCTTTCGGCTTCCGCGGCGCGGGGCAAATGGCTGGCGCGTTCACTCAAGGTCGTCTGCATGGTCAAAGCTCCGCGTACAGGCGTCCGGGGTTGAAGATGCCCCGTGGATCGAGTTGTTGTTTGAGGTTGCGGTGATAACGCATCAGCGCCGGGGGCAGTGGGTGGAAGGGGCTGTCGGTCAGGCCGTGGCTGAAGCAGGTGACATGGCCGCCGACCTCGTCGACGACCTTGCGGATGTACGCTGCTTCGGCATCGGATTTCAGCCAGCGCTGGGCGCCGCCCCAGTCGATCAACTGGCGCCCCGGCAGCGCCAGGAGCGGCGTGTTGTTTGGCAGTGACAGGCGCCAAAGCGGTTGGTCTTCATCGAAGAAACTCAAGCGCTGTTCGTTGAGATCGCCCCACCAGCAAGCCTCCAGCCGTTCACCCCCGAGGCGCTCATGGGCCGCCGCTACCGAACCTTCACCGCCCTCAAGCCGCAGGTGCAGGCGTGAACCGTCGTGACAGGCCGCGCTGATCGGCAACGGCTGCTGGCCCCATTCCGCCAGGCGCAACAAGGCCCGTTCGGCGTCCATTTCCAGGCTGATACTTAAGGCTTGCCGGGGTTTTGGCAGCACTTTGAGCGAGACTTCGGTGATCAGCCCGAGGTTGCCGTAACTGCCGGTCATCAGGCGCGACAGGTCGTAGCCGGCGACGTTTTTCATCACCTCGCCACCGAAGCGCAAAAGCTTGCCTTGCCCTGTGATGACCCGCGTGCCGAGCACGAAATCCCGCACCGAACCGACCCATGGGCGCCGTGGCCCGGACAGCCCGCAGGCGATCATGCCGCCGACGGTGGCGCCGTCGCCGAAGGACGGTGGCTCGCAGGGCAGCATCTGTTGCGCGGCGTCCAGCACCTGCGCCAGCTGCGACAACGGTGTTCCGCAA includes these proteins:
- a CDS encoding aldo/keto reductase, with the protein product MSHPEGYTRREILTLAAGASAVFTFGPVGAQPEPSTGTGGKTMQTRAIPSSNESLPIVGLGTYRGFDVEPSQPAYKDLPAVLDALFDKGGKLIDSSPMYGRAEQTIGELLSIHEPRSPAFLATKVWTRGREEGIAQMEQSFALLQTDRIDLMQIHNLLDWQTHLPTLRHWKEAGRIRYIGITHYTASAYEEVEAVLKAEPVDFLQINYALDDRGAEKRLLPLCRERGVAVICNRPFGGGGLLAKLKDKPLPGWAAQVGVKSWPQLALKFLLSHSAVTCVIPGTGNPRYMAENSRAGFGPMLTDAQRQQLIALLG
- a CDS encoding peroxiredoxin; the protein is MAIRIGDEAPDFTADTTEGTLNFHQWIGDGWAILFSHPKDFTPVCTTELGYLAKLKPEFDKRNTKVLGLSVDPVSDHNRWVGDIAETQGTAVNYPLIGDENLVVAKLYDMIHPNASGGARTAVDNATVRSVFIVGPDKKVKAMLIYPMSAGRNFDEVLRLLDSLQLNAKHTVATPVNWRPGEDVIIPTSVSDEDAKKKYPDGFKTLKPYLRTVAQPK
- the yghX gene encoding YghX family hydrolase — protein: MTRLTAKDFSPQLLELYDYYAHGKINRREFLDRAALFTFGGLTAGALLAALSPNYALAEQVEFTDPDIVAEYITYPSPKGHGQVRGYLVRPAKATGKVPAVVVVHENRGLNPYIEDVARRLAKAGFIALAPDGLSSVGGYPGNDDKGRELQATVNPEKLMNDFFAAVEWMMKHPAATGKVGITGFCYGGGVTNAAAVAYPELGAAVSFYGRQPAAEEVPRIKAPVMLHYGELDTRINEGWPAYEKALKAGGKTYEAYIYPGCNHGFHNDSTPRYDEAAAKLAWERTLGWFKKYLV
- a CDS encoding heme-binding protein, whose product is MNSKAVLSQAEVGQILAAARAEAQANQWAVTIVVVDDGGHPLALERLDGCAPGSAYIATEKARTSALGRRESKSYEDMVNAGRYAFLSAPLLTSLEGGVPIVFDGQVIGAIGVSGVKPGQDAQVAKAGAQCLK
- the glcF gene encoding glycolate oxidase subunit GlcF, which encodes MQTTLSERASHLPRAAEAESILRTCVHCGFCNATCPTYQLLGDELDGPRGRIYLIKQVLEGNDVTQKTQQHLDRCLSCRNCETTCPSGVDYHNLLDIGRAVVDAAVPRPLGQRLLREGLRQTVPHPDLFKNLVKSGQVFRALLPGTLQSKLPRNVYPAKPRPITLRERQVLMLEGCVQPSLSPNTNAAAARVLDRLGISVIASREAGCCGAVDYHLDAQAAGLDRARRNIDAWWPGIEKGAEAIVQTASGCGAFIKDYGHLLASDPAYADKAKKVSALARDLVEVLRDEPLEKLGIHTSQRLAFHCPCTLQHGQKLGGAVEALLTGLGFNLTAVPDGHLCCGSAGTYSLTQPELSRQLRDNKLNALESGHPEVIVTANIGCQSHLDGAGRTPVRHWIELVEAALS
- the glcE gene encoding glycolate oxidase subunit GlcE; the protein is MRGPEDFDDSQSLLEQVNQALENATPLRIQGSNSKAFLGRTTAGEILDTRSHRGIVSYDPTELVITARCGTPLSQLAQVLDAAQQMLPCEPPSFGDGATVGGMIACGLSGPRRPWVGSVRDFVLGTRVITGQGKLLRFGGEVMKNVAGYDLSRLMTGSYGNLGLITEVSLKVLPKPRQALSISLEMDAERALLRLAEWGQQPLPISAACHDGSRLHLRLEGGEGSVAAAHERLGGERLEACWWGDLNEQRLSFFDEDQPLWRLSLPNNTPLLALPGRQLIDWGGAQRWLKSDAEAAYIRKVVDEVGGHVTCFSHGLTDSPFHPLPPALMRYHRNLKQQLDPRGIFNPGRLYAEL